Genomic window (Arthrobacter sp. StoSoilA2):
CAAGCGAGACGGAGCCGTTCTAGTTTCTCGGGCTTTCGTGCAGGACGGACTCGTTTACTGCTGCGATGTACCGGGCATAGGCGGATGCCGAGTCGGTGGCGTGGCGTTCGATGGTAGTCGGGGAGTAGCCGAGGGTTTCGGCGATGATGGCCACGGGTGCGAGTTTGGTGAGTTCGTGGAGTGTTCCGAGTCGCGCGGCGCGGGTGTTGAAGAGCTTGCTGAGTCGGGTTGTGAGGTGCCCTGGGTGGATGTGGCGTCCGGGTGATGTTCCGCGGAATACCCACTTGGTGTTGGGGTGTGCTGCGGTCAGTTCGTGGCCTGGGTTTGCGGCGAGCTCCCGCCATGGCTGGGCTAACGGGTCCGGCAGCGCAATTTTGGTGGTTCCGAGTTGGATGGTGACTAAGTCTTCAGTGACTGTGACGTCGTCCCAGGTCAGCCGGGCGATGTTTTCGGCTTGTTGTCCGAAGACGAGGATGAGGATCGCGGCGGCCCGGTCACGGGTCTCCGGTCCGTTGGTGTGGATGATTTGTTGGAGCGCTTTGTCTTGCCCGATCTTGGGGAGTCTTGGGCTGGTGCCGCGGCGGTGCGGGACGATGGTG
Coding sequences:
- a CDS encoding Fis family transcriptional regulator, whose translation is MATELIPLAAALKSMKRANSGMTWIRQKHVTAFLRNLATAPKISHDTFDELPDSRTREYVRGLLIEHGVLPQRNAFLIRYESWATQAMERVSDPQNLDVIRRYIRWHHQRRMNLMDEVSRGTFLRAKQEVTVAIDLLNWLTGHDIKLPELQQSHLDVWQSEGPTTRRIAERFLKWAIKTKAAPAGLTIVPHRRGTSPRLPKIGQDKALQQIIHTNGPETRDRAAAILILVFGQQAENIARLTWDDVTVTEDLVTIQLGTTKIALPDPLAQPWRELAANPGHELTAAHPNTKWVFRGTSPGRHIHPGHLTTRLSKLFNTRAARLGTLHELTKLAPVAIIAETLGYSPTTIERHATDSASAYARYIAAVNESVLHESPRN